From Erwinia pyri, a single genomic window includes:
- the glmU gene encoding bifunctional UDP-N-acetylglucosamine diphosphorylase/glucosamine-1-phosphate N-acetyltransferase GlmU encodes MSNSAMSVVILAAGKGTRMYSDLPKVLHRLAGKPMVQHVIDAANKLGAAHVHLVYGHGGELLQSALPEPSLNWVLQAEQLGTGHAMQQAAPHFADDEDILMLYGDVPLISVETLQRLQQAKPEGGIALLTVMLDNPTGYGRILRENGSVVGIIEQKDASPAQLAIKEINTGILMANGADLKRWLSKLTNNNAQGEYYITDIIALAHQEGRVTEAVHPDRTTETEGVNNRLQLSQLERVFQAEQAEKLLLAGVMLKDPARFDLRGELIHGRDVEIDTNVIIEGRVTLGNRVKIASGCILKNCVIGDDCEISPYSVVEEAELAAACTIGPFARLRPGSQLAEGAHVGNFVEMKKASLGRGSKAGHLSYLGDAKIGANVNIGAGTITCNYDGVNKSLTIIGDDVFVGSDTQLVAPVSVASGTTIAAGTTVMKDVPTAGLVYNRKEQNLKTDWQRPVKKK; translated from the coding sequence ATGTCTAACAGCGCAATGAGCGTGGTGATCCTTGCTGCCGGCAAGGGTACCCGTATGTACTCCGATCTGCCGAAAGTACTGCATCGCCTGGCCGGAAAGCCGATGGTGCAACATGTTATCGATGCGGCGAACAAGCTTGGCGCCGCCCATGTCCATCTGGTTTATGGTCACGGTGGCGAGCTGCTGCAGTCCGCCCTGCCTGAGCCTTCGCTTAACTGGGTACTGCAGGCGGAACAGCTGGGTACAGGCCATGCCATGCAGCAGGCCGCGCCGCACTTTGCTGACGACGAAGACATTCTGATGCTCTATGGCGACGTGCCGCTGATCTCGGTAGAGACGCTGCAACGTTTGCAGCAGGCCAAACCTGAAGGCGGCATCGCCCTGCTGACGGTGATGCTGGATAATCCAACCGGTTACGGCCGCATCCTGCGTGAGAATGGCTCGGTGGTGGGCATTATCGAACAGAAAGACGCCTCCCCTGCCCAGCTGGCGATCAAAGAGATCAACACCGGCATTCTGATGGCTAACGGCGCCGATCTGAAGCGCTGGCTAAGCAAGCTGACCAATAACAACGCTCAGGGTGAATATTATATCACCGATATTATCGCCCTTGCCCATCAGGAAGGTCGCGTTACTGAAGCGGTGCATCCCGACCGGACCACCGAAACGGAAGGGGTGAATAACCGCCTGCAGCTGTCTCAGCTTGAGCGCGTCTTTCAGGCGGAACAGGCTGAGAAACTGCTACTGGCAGGCGTGATGCTGAAAGACCCCGCCCGTTTCGATCTGCGTGGTGAGCTGATCCACGGACGAGACGTCGAAATCGATACCAATGTGATTATTGAAGGCCGGGTAACGCTGGGCAACCGGGTCAAAATTGCCAGCGGCTGCATCCTGAAAAACTGTGTGATTGGCGATGATTGTGAAATCAGCCCCTACAGCGTGGTGGAAGAAGCGGAACTCGCTGCGGCCTGCACCATCGGTCCGTTTGCCCGTCTGCGCCCTGGCTCTCAGCTGGCAGAAGGCGCCCACGTAGGCAACTTTGTCGAAATGAAAAAGGCATCGTTAGGGAGAGGCTCTAAAGCGGGGCATCTGAGTTACCTTGGCGACGCGAAAATCGGCGCAAACGTCAATATCGGTGCCGGCACCATCACCTGTAACTACGATGGCGTCAATAAATCGCTGACGATAATTGGCGATGATGTCTTCGTGGGATCTGATACCCAGCTGGTGGCGCCGGTCTCGGTGGCTTCTGGCACAACCATTGCGGCTGGCACCACAGTCATGAAAGATGTCCCGACCGCCGGGCTGGTTTACAACCGCAAAGAGCAGAATCTGAAAACAGACTGGCAGCGGCCGGTGAAGAAGAAGTAA